The Anas acuta chromosome 18, bAnaAcu1.1, whole genome shotgun sequence genome has a segment encoding these proteins:
- the ANKRD40 gene encoding ankyrin repeat domain-containing protein 40 isoform X1 yields the protein METKELQERLREAAALGDTEEVGRLLGLGVDPNSQNEVNGWTCLHWACKRNHAPVVAYLLHSGADKEILTKKGERPVQLTSKREIRKMLGVEDDELPELKNDSELPIIPNYLANPPFPYVYNTMSNNIPDPSVNGSISCAELQDPDSSPLPETCTQASVQQENAAPEAAGSKGAAPSLPGGCAVPRCSNPAVQNGPVYQTPASWSRSPPSPVGSKQPGPQLGNGPCTGPVPTFQPVFFTGAFPLNMQELVLKVRIQNPSLKENDFIEIELDRQELTYKELLRVSCRELGVNPEHVQKIRKLPNTMLRKDKDVARLQDFQELELVLTVSDKNFLFRVPTLSERSGYNKKASELTY from the exons ATGGAGAcgaaggagctgcaggagcggCTGCGGGAGGCGGCGGCTCTGGGGGACACCGAGGAggtggggaggctgctggggctcgGCGTGGACCCCAACTCCCAGAACGAAGTCAACGGCTG GACTTGTTTGCACTGGGCATGCAAACGGAACCATGCTCCAGTGGTGGCTTACCTGCTGCACTCTGGTGCCGACAAGGAGATCCTCaccaagaaaggagaaaggccGGTCCAATTAACGTCAAAGAGGGAAATCAGGAAGATGCTGGGAG tggAAGATGATGAACTCCCAGAGCTAAAAAACGATTCGGAACTGCCAATCATCCCTAATTACCTGGCTAACCCACCTTTCCCTTACGTTTATAATACCATGAGTAACAATATTCCAGATCCCTCTGTGAATGGGAGTATCTCGTGTGCAGAATTGCAAGATCCTGACTCTTCTCCCTTACCCGAGACATGCACACAGGCATCAGTACAGCAGGAGAATGCTGCTCCTGAGGCAGCAGGCAGTAAGGGAGCTGCACCATCTTTGCCCGGAGGCTGCGCCGTACCACGATGCTCAAATCCTGCCGTGCAGAATGGCCCCGTTTACCAGACACCTGCATCTTGGAGCAGAAGTCCTCCTTCGCCAGTTGGATCGAAACAGCCTGGACCTCAGCTAGGGAACGGCCCCTGCACGGGGCCTGTTCCAACATTTCAGCCGGTTTTCTTCACAGGAGCTTTTCCACTTAATATGCAAG aaCTGGTGCTTAAAGTTAGAATACAAAATCCTAGTCTTAAAGAAAATGACTTCATTGAAATTGAACTGGACAGACAAGAACTGACCTATAAGGAACTGCTCCGAGTGAGTTGCCGTGAGCTGGGTGTTAACCCTGAACACGTACAGAAGATCAGAAAATTACCAAATACAATGCTAAGAAAG gacAAAGATGTTGCAAGGCTACAGGATTTCCAAGAACTGGAGCTTGTTCTAACAGTAAGCGACAAAAACTTCCTTTTCAGAGTCCCAACACTTTCTGAACGGAGTGGTTATAACAAGAAGGCATCAGAACTGACATACTAA
- the ANKRD40 gene encoding ankyrin repeat domain-containing protein 40 isoform X2 gives METKELQERLREAAALGDTEEVGRLLGLGVDPNSQNEVNGWTCLHWACKRNHAPVVAYLLHSGADKEILTKKGERPVQLTSKREIRKMLGVEDDELPELKNDSELPIIPNYLANPPFPYVYNTMSNNIPDPSVNGSISCAELQDPDSSPLPETCTQASVQQENAAPEAAGSKGAAPSLPGGCAVPRCSNPAVQNGPVYQTPASWSRSPPSPVGSKQPGPQLGNGPCTGPVPTFQPVFFTGAFPLNMQELVLKVRIQNPSLKENDFIEIELDRQELTYKELLRVSCRELGVNPEHVQKIRKLPNTMLRKDKDVARLQDFQELELVLTKMTPSDWR, from the exons ATGGAGAcgaaggagctgcaggagcggCTGCGGGAGGCGGCGGCTCTGGGGGACACCGAGGAggtggggaggctgctggggctcgGCGTGGACCCCAACTCCCAGAACGAAGTCAACGGCTG GACTTGTTTGCACTGGGCATGCAAACGGAACCATGCTCCAGTGGTGGCTTACCTGCTGCACTCTGGTGCCGACAAGGAGATCCTCaccaagaaaggagaaaggccGGTCCAATTAACGTCAAAGAGGGAAATCAGGAAGATGCTGGGAG tggAAGATGATGAACTCCCAGAGCTAAAAAACGATTCGGAACTGCCAATCATCCCTAATTACCTGGCTAACCCACCTTTCCCTTACGTTTATAATACCATGAGTAACAATATTCCAGATCCCTCTGTGAATGGGAGTATCTCGTGTGCAGAATTGCAAGATCCTGACTCTTCTCCCTTACCCGAGACATGCACACAGGCATCAGTACAGCAGGAGAATGCTGCTCCTGAGGCAGCAGGCAGTAAGGGAGCTGCACCATCTTTGCCCGGAGGCTGCGCCGTACCACGATGCTCAAATCCTGCCGTGCAGAATGGCCCCGTTTACCAGACACCTGCATCTTGGAGCAGAAGTCCTCCTTCGCCAGTTGGATCGAAACAGCCTGGACCTCAGCTAGGGAACGGCCCCTGCACGGGGCCTGTTCCAACATTTCAGCCGGTTTTCTTCACAGGAGCTTTTCCACTTAATATGCAAG aaCTGGTGCTTAAAGTTAGAATACAAAATCCTAGTCTTAAAGAAAATGACTTCATTGAAATTGAACTGGACAGACAAGAACTGACCTATAAGGAACTGCTCCGAGTGAGTTGCCGTGAGCTGGGTGTTAACCCTGAACACGTACAGAAGATCAGAAAATTACCAAATACAATGCTAAGAAAG gacAAAGATGTTGCAAGGCTACAGGATTTCCAAGAACTGGAGCTTGTTCTAACA